The following are encoded together in the Skermanella mucosa genome:
- a CDS encoding ABC transporter permease — protein sequence MTTDTVAPRRPAPPSLAARAGAALSRQGVLIALVLLILFGALRYDNFLGEYNVLSVLRYNSMFALIALGMCFVIMTGGIDLSVGAVAAMASVVSALLSPQGLLPALLGGVAAGAAVGLINGLVIAKLRILPFITTLATLLAAQGTGLLLAGNQSVSVSWDGLFVELGQGDLFGLPIPALIAAAAYLLGSLALNYTGFGRHTLAVGGNEEAARLMGLPVERITIAVYTLSGALAGLAGVILASQFGAGQPTEGAGWELFAIAAVVVGGTLLTGGVGSVGATLSGVLLLGLIFNILNFENGRGVISLSAYWQSVIRGAFLLVVVILQSRLTRRQAP from the coding sequence ATGACCACCGACACCGTTGCGCCGCGCCGGCCGGCGCCCCCCAGCCTCGCCGCCCGCGCGGGGGCCGCCCTCAGCCGCCAGGGCGTGCTGATCGCCTTGGTCCTGCTGATCCTGTTCGGCGCCCTGCGCTACGACAATTTCCTCGGCGAATACAACGTGCTGAGCGTGCTCCGCTACAATTCCATGTTCGCGCTGATCGCGCTCGGCATGTGCTTCGTGATCATGACTGGCGGGATCGACCTCTCGGTCGGCGCGGTCGCCGCGATGGCCAGCGTGGTATCGGCCCTTCTGAGCCCCCAGGGGCTGCTGCCGGCCCTGCTGGGCGGCGTGGCGGCCGGCGCCGCGGTCGGCCTGATCAACGGGCTGGTGATCGCGAAGCTGAGGATCCTGCCCTTCATCACGACGCTCGCCACGCTGCTGGCGGCCCAGGGCACCGGGCTGCTGCTGGCCGGGAACCAGTCGGTCTCGGTCTCCTGGGACGGGCTGTTCGTGGAGCTGGGCCAGGGCGACCTGTTCGGCCTGCCGATCCCGGCGCTGATCGCCGCGGCGGCCTACCTGCTGGGTTCGCTGGCGCTGAACTACACCGGCTTCGGCCGCCACACGCTGGCGGTCGGCGGCAACGAGGAGGCGGCCCGGCTGATGGGCCTGCCGGTCGAGCGGATCACGATAGCGGTCTATACCCTGTCGGGCGCGCTCGCCGGGCTGGCCGGCGTGATCCTGGCGTCCCAGTTCGGCGCCGGACAGCCGACCGAGGGGGCGGGCTGGGAGCTGTTCGCCATCGCCGCCGTCGTGGTCGGCGGAACCCTGCTGACCGGCGGCGTCGGGTCGGTCGGGGCGACCCTGTCGGGCGTCCTGCTGCTCGGCCTGATCTTCAACATCCTGAACTTCGAGAACGGCCGCGGCGTGATCAGCCTGAGCGCCTACTGGCAATCGGTCATCCGCGGCGCCTTCCTGCTGGTCGTGGTCATCCTGCAAAGCAGGCTGACCCGCCGGCAGGCCCCGTGA
- a CDS encoding helix-turn-helix domain-containing protein, giving the protein MDFIDTPGRFGSLVRLRRQALGMTQRDLALAVNVGERFIVDLESGKPTCQLGKALAVAKGLGIRLTDRTAGHGPMADTAAVPSADTLPGPDDAYPDLPDLGDEA; this is encoded by the coding sequence ATGGACTTCATCGACACGCCGGGCCGCTTCGGCAGCCTCGTCCGCTTGCGACGGCAAGCCCTCGGCATGACCCAGCGCGACCTCGCGCTGGCGGTCAATGTCGGCGAGCGGTTCATCGTCGATCTGGAAAGCGGCAAGCCGACGTGCCAGCTCGGCAAAGCCCTCGCCGTCGCCAAGGGCCTCGGCATCCGGCTGACCGACCGGACGGCGGGTCATGGACCCATGGCCGACACTGCCGCCGTTCCGTCCGCCGACACGCTGCCCGGACCCGACGACGCCTACCCGGACCTCCCCGACCTGGGAGACGAGGCGTGA
- a CDS encoding alpha-glucosidase family protein, with translation MTSRTPSPAPSRIAGNDPDWWRGAVIYEIYPRSFQDSDGDGIGDLRGITARLPYVADLGVDAVWLAPFFTSPQKDFGYDISDYCNIDPAYGTLADFDALIAEAHRLGLKVMIDQVLSHSSDRHPWFVESRSSRDSAKADWYVWADPRPDGGPPNNWLSVFGGSSWQWDSRRRQYYLHNFLTEQPDLNFHNEEVVEALLNTVKFWLDRGVDGFRLDTTNFYFHDAELRSNPPDPDVPDHKRIEAYHWQDHRYDKNRPEVPGFLRRLRALLDLYPGSATVGEIGQGPRSLELMALYTGGGDKLHMAYTFDFLGAAFSAGHFRSHVARFEEVAADGWPCWAFSNHDVVRHLSRWRGHAKDDRKLASLAAAILLSLRGSVCLYQGEELGLHEAELAYEDLVDPYGLRLWPEFKGRDGCRTPMVWDGASPAGGFTGGKPWLPVSAAHLARAVDRQRAVDTSVLSEYRRLLRFRRDNPALVKGSITFVENAAPEPGETLAFVRRHGDSAILCLFNLSAEPAEFRAGADLPGVIGTGRDRIPLEGHEALFLHIGPGGQALPPAGTGAGLTASSSTKDRTEPRSTSGQSSLT, from the coding sequence ATGACATCAAGGACGCCCTCCCCCGCCCCGTCCCGGATCGCCGGCAACGACCCGGACTGGTGGCGCGGCGCCGTCATCTACGAGATCTATCCGCGCTCCTTCCAGGATTCCGACGGCGACGGCATCGGCGACCTGCGCGGCATCACCGCCCGCCTGCCCTATGTGGCGGACCTGGGCGTCGATGCCGTCTGGCTGGCGCCGTTCTTCACCTCGCCGCAGAAGGATTTCGGGTACGACATCTCCGACTACTGCAATATCGACCCGGCCTACGGCACCCTGGCCGACTTCGACGCCCTGATCGCGGAGGCGCATCGGCTGGGCCTCAAGGTCATGATCGACCAGGTGCTCAGCCACTCCTCCGACCGCCATCCCTGGTTCGTCGAGAGCCGGTCCAGCCGCGACAGTGCCAAGGCCGACTGGTACGTCTGGGCCGATCCCCGGCCGGACGGCGGCCCGCCCAACAACTGGCTGTCGGTGTTCGGCGGCAGTTCCTGGCAGTGGGATTCGCGCCGGCGCCAATATTACCTGCACAATTTCCTGACGGAGCAGCCCGACCTCAACTTCCACAACGAGGAAGTGGTCGAAGCCCTGCTCAACACGGTCAAGTTCTGGCTCGACCGGGGGGTGGACGGCTTCCGGCTGGACACCACCAACTTCTATTTCCACGACGCCGAGCTGCGGTCCAACCCGCCCGACCCCGACGTGCCCGACCATAAGCGGATCGAGGCGTACCACTGGCAGGACCACCGCTACGACAAGAACCGGCCGGAGGTGCCGGGCTTCCTCCGGCGGCTGCGGGCGCTGCTCGACCTCTATCCCGGCTCGGCCACGGTCGGCGAGATCGGCCAGGGGCCGCGCTCGCTGGAGCTGATGGCGCTCTACACCGGCGGCGGCGACAAGCTGCACATGGCCTACACCTTCGACTTCCTCGGCGCCGCCTTCTCGGCCGGGCATTTCCGCTCCCACGTCGCCCGGTTCGAGGAGGTCGCCGCCGACGGCTGGCCGTGCTGGGCCTTCTCCAACCATGACGTGGTCCGCCATCTCAGCCGCTGGCGCGGGCACGCCAAGGACGACCGCAAGCTAGCATCCCTGGCCGCCGCGATCCTGCTGTCCCTGCGCGGCTCGGTCTGCCTGTACCAGGGCGAGGAGCTGGGCCTGCACGAGGCGGAGCTGGCCTACGAGGACCTGGTGGACCCCTACGGCCTGCGCCTGTGGCCGGAGTTCAAGGGGCGCGACGGCTGCCGCACGCCGATGGTCTGGGACGGCGCCTCGCCGGCCGGCGGCTTCACCGGGGGCAAGCCCTGGCTTCCGGTCTCCGCGGCGCACCTGGCCCGCGCCGTCGATCGCCAGCGGGCCGTCGACACGTCCGTGCTGTCCGAATACCGCCGCCTGCTCCGCTTCCGGCGCGACAACCCGGCGCTGGTCAAGGGCAGCATCACCTTCGTGGAGAACGCCGCCCCGGAGCCCGGCGAAACGCTGGCCTTCGTCCGGCGCCACGGGGACTCGGCGATCCTCTGCCTCTTCAACCTGTCCGCCGAACCGGCGGAGTTCCGCGCCGGCGCCGACCTCCCCGGCGTGATCGGGACCGGCCGGGACCGCATCCCCCTCGAAGGCCACGAAGCCCTCTTCCTGCATATCGGACCCGGAGGTCAGGCGCTCCCGCCGGCCGGCACCGGCGCCGGCCTGACCGCCTCTTCCTCAACCAAAGACCGCACCGAGCCGCGCTCGACCAGCGGGCAGTCCAGCTTGACCTGA
- a CDS encoding sugar ABC transporter ATP-binding protein produces the protein MQGIDKSFAGIPALSAANLTVGRAEVHALIGQNGAGKSTLIKILTGAYRRDGGTILFDGAAIDPSSPQDAQRTGISTIYQEINLVPYRSVAENVFLGREPRRFGLIDWRRIHRETETLLARFGIDVDVRRPLGSFNIAIQQMVAIARAVSFDARLVVMDEPTSSLDDQEVEVLFDVIRNLKRGGVSVVFVSHRLDELYAVCDRVTVMRDGRTVAESPMADLGKLDLVAAMLGRRLSDVAAGGTTGFAAGKEHRGREPVVGVDRLRQGRRVQDASVEVRAGEIVGLAGLLGSGRTEVARVLFGADPADGGDVRLNGRITGFRGPGDAIRAGIGFCSEDRKTEGIIPDMSVRENLTLALLPEISRAGIVDTAKQREVVDRFIKRLGVKCASPEQKIRELSGGNQQKVLLARWMCMNPKALLLDEPTRGIDVGAKAEIQALIQELADQGLGVLMISSEIEELVEGADRVVVMRDGRNVAELHGDDITEPAVMHAMAHGHGSGHGNGGKQVSHG, from the coding sequence ATGCAGGGCATCGACAAGAGCTTCGCCGGCATACCCGCGCTCAGCGCCGCCAACCTCACCGTCGGCCGCGCCGAGGTTCATGCCCTGATCGGCCAGAACGGCGCCGGCAAGTCCACCCTGATCAAGATCCTGACGGGAGCCTACCGGCGCGACGGCGGCACCATCCTGTTCGACGGGGCCGCCATCGATCCCTCCTCGCCGCAGGACGCCCAGCGGACCGGCATCAGCACGATCTACCAGGAGATCAACCTGGTGCCCTACCGTTCCGTCGCCGAGAACGTGTTCCTGGGGCGCGAGCCGCGCCGCTTCGGCCTGATCGACTGGCGCCGCATCCACCGGGAGACCGAAACCCTGCTGGCCCGGTTCGGCATCGACGTGGATGTCCGCCGGCCCCTGGGAAGCTTCAACATCGCGATCCAGCAGATGGTCGCCATCGCCCGCGCCGTGTCGTTCGACGCCAGGCTGGTGGTGATGGACGAGCCGACCTCCTCCCTCGACGACCAGGAGGTGGAGGTGCTGTTCGACGTGATCCGCAACCTGAAGCGGGGCGGCGTGTCGGTCGTGTTCGTCAGCCACCGGCTGGACGAGCTCTACGCGGTCTGCGACCGGGTGACCGTGATGCGCGACGGCCGGACCGTGGCCGAAAGCCCCATGGCCGACCTGGGCAAGCTGGACCTGGTCGCCGCCATGCTGGGCCGCCGGCTTTCCGACGTGGCCGCCGGCGGGACGACCGGCTTCGCCGCGGGCAAGGAGCACCGGGGCCGCGAGCCGGTGGTCGGGGTCGACCGTCTCCGCCAGGGCCGCCGCGTCCAGGATGCCAGCGTCGAGGTCAGGGCCGGCGAGATCGTCGGGCTGGCCGGGCTGCTGGGCTCGGGCCGCACCGAGGTCGCCCGCGTCCTGTTCGGCGCCGACCCGGCGGACGGCGGCGACGTCAGGCTGAACGGGCGGATCACCGGCTTCCGCGGTCCCGGCGACGCGATCCGGGCCGGCATCGGCTTCTGCTCGGAAGACCGCAAGACCGAGGGCATCATCCCCGACATGTCGGTCCGCGAGAACCTGACCCTGGCGCTGCTGCCCGAGATCTCCCGCGCCGGCATCGTGGACACCGCCAAGCAGCGCGAGGTGGTGGACCGCTTCATCAAGCGGCTGGGCGTCAAATGCGCCTCGCCTGAGCAGAAGATCCGGGAGCTGTCGGGCGGCAACCAGCAGAAGGTCCTGCTCGCCCGCTGGATGTGCATGAACCCCAAGGCCCTGCTGCTCGACGAACCGACCCGCGGGATCGACGTCGGCGCCAAGGCCGAGATCCAGGCGCTGATCCAGGAACTGGCCGACCAGGGCCTGGGCGTCCTGATGATCTCCTCCGAGATCGAGGAACTGGTCGAGGGCGCCGACCGCGTCGTGGTGATGCGCGACGGCCGCAACGTCGCCGAACTGCACGGCGACGACATCACCGAGCCGGCCGTCATGCACGCCATGGCCCACGGGCACGGGAGCGGCCACGGGAATGGTGGAAAGCAGGTGTCCCATGGCTGA
- a CDS encoding LacI family DNA-binding transcriptional regulator, giving the protein MTDVAKAAGVSQSSVSLVLNNMTGARISEATRRRVWEAVRQIGYQFEPRRQEPPPVTGPVTRNLIGYLVDEISTSVHPAVTIDGARDAAWEHGCVLAVSTTRGNAELEEATIRSLVANPALVGIVYSTIFTRKVAVPAVMADVPAVLLNCYAADRAFPSVVPGEVTGGHTATARLIQAGHTRIGFINGEPWMDAARDRFKGYRQALATADLPFDPALVRDGDWAPTSGYEQTRSLMAEPRPPTAIFCANDLMAVGCLEALRDLGLQIPRDVAVMGYDDQEMAQHTRPPLTTVLLPNYEMGRWAVEHLISDVIHGHASRLLQVKLDCPLVERGSVRSLVEEEAVRPAPVPAGGSA; this is encoded by the coding sequence ATGACCGACGTGGCCAAGGCGGCCGGGGTCTCGCAGTCGAGCGTCTCGCTCGTGCTCAACAACATGACCGGCGCCCGCATCTCCGAGGCGACGCGGCGGCGCGTGTGGGAGGCGGTGCGCCAGATCGGCTACCAGTTCGAGCCGCGCCGCCAGGAACCGCCGCCGGTGACCGGGCCGGTGACGCGGAACCTGATCGGCTATCTGGTGGACGAGATCTCGACCAGCGTCCATCCCGCCGTGACCATCGACGGCGCCCGCGACGCGGCCTGGGAGCATGGCTGCGTCCTGGCCGTCTCGACCACCCGGGGCAACGCGGAGCTGGAGGAGGCGACGATCCGCTCCCTGGTCGCCAACCCGGCGCTGGTCGGGATCGTCTATTCCACCATCTTCACCCGCAAGGTCGCCGTGCCCGCCGTGATGGCGGACGTGCCGGCTGTCCTGCTGAACTGCTACGCCGCGGACCGGGCGTTCCCGTCTGTCGTGCCGGGGGAGGTGACCGGGGGGCACACCGCGACGGCCCGGCTGATCCAGGCCGGCCATACCCGGATCGGCTTCATCAACGGCGAGCCCTGGATGGACGCGGCGCGCGACCGTTTCAAGGGATACCGCCAGGCGCTGGCCACCGCCGACCTGCCGTTCGACCCGGCGCTGGTCCGCGACGGCGACTGGGCGCCGACCAGCGGATACGAGCAGACCCGCTCGCTGATGGCGGAGCCCCGGCCGCCGACCGCGATCTTCTGCGCCAACGACCTGATGGCCGTGGGCTGCCTGGAGGCGCTGCGGGACCTGGGCTTGCAGATCCCGCGCGACGTGGCGGTGATGGGCTATGACGACCAGGAGATGGCCCAGCATACCCGCCCGCCGCTGACCACCGTGCTGCTGCCCAACTACGAGATGGGCCGCTGGGCGGTGGAGCACCTGATTTCCGACGTGATCCACGGCCATGCCTCGCGGCTCCTTCAGGTCAAGCTGGACTGCCCGCTGGTCGAGCGCGGCTCGGTGCGGTCTTTGGTTGAGGAAGAGGCGGTCAGGCCGGCGCCGGTGCCGGCCGGCGGGAGCGCCTGA
- a CDS encoding type II toxin-antitoxin system HipA family toxin, translating into MSTLPVYYEHFVVGEITLAGEGPAFAYDPRWPKTRGAFPVSLRMPLGGEAFGPDVLMPWLANLLPEESNLLAVGRNLGVSPQDVIGILERIGGDTAGALAIGRLPLDRAVAGEAPGYRPIEGEAELERIIEELPAKPFLAGDDGVSMSLAGAQEKLPVAVMADGRMAVPLNGAPSTHILKPDARRRLWGSVQNETLCMTLAHRCGLRTAAVTTGRAGARSYLLVTRYDRVQRDGRWLRIHQEDFCQALGKPPGAKYERNRSGIKGPRLVDMFGVVDDHLTAADRMRLLDAVVFNVLICNTDAHAKNYSILLTGRGASLAPLYDLMCAAAWENVTKNLSQTIAGKDRGDYLMGRHWQRMADQCGFNRTMLLRRIETAAERVRRELPEAVGAVRAMPGGDHPLLGEFAAAIEACCRTVVLNLAHVEADARDEEPEEPPPALPFQREKTSGPPAGGEKG; encoded by the coding sequence GTGAGCACGCTTCCCGTCTACTACGAACATTTCGTCGTCGGCGAGATCACGCTCGCCGGGGAGGGGCCTGCCTTCGCCTACGACCCCCGATGGCCGAAGACGCGGGGGGCGTTCCCGGTATCGCTCAGGATGCCGCTCGGCGGGGAAGCCTTCGGCCCGGACGTCCTGATGCCGTGGCTGGCCAACCTGCTGCCCGAGGAATCCAACCTGCTCGCCGTCGGACGGAACCTCGGCGTCTCGCCGCAGGACGTGATCGGCATCCTGGAGCGGATCGGCGGCGACACGGCGGGGGCGCTGGCCATCGGGCGCCTCCCCCTCGATCGGGCGGTAGCCGGGGAGGCCCCCGGCTACCGCCCGATCGAGGGGGAGGCCGAGTTGGAGCGGATCATCGAGGAGCTGCCGGCGAAGCCCTTCCTGGCGGGCGACGACGGCGTGTCGATGTCGCTGGCCGGCGCGCAGGAGAAGCTGCCCGTCGCCGTCATGGCGGACGGACGGATGGCTGTTCCGCTCAACGGGGCGCCGTCCACCCATATCCTGAAGCCCGACGCCCGCCGAAGGCTATGGGGCAGCGTGCAGAACGAAACCCTCTGCATGACGCTCGCCCACCGCTGCGGACTGAGGACCGCGGCGGTGACGACGGGCAGGGCGGGGGCGCGAAGCTACCTTCTGGTGACCCGCTACGACCGGGTGCAGCGGGACGGGCGCTGGCTGCGCATCCACCAGGAGGACTTCTGCCAGGCGCTGGGCAAGCCGCCCGGGGCGAAGTACGAGCGCAACCGCTCGGGCATCAAGGGGCCTCGGCTGGTGGACATGTTCGGGGTGGTGGACGACCACCTGACGGCGGCCGACCGCATGCGGCTGCTCGACGCGGTGGTCTTCAACGTGCTGATCTGCAACACCGACGCCCATGCCAAGAACTACAGCATCCTGCTCACCGGGCGAGGCGCGTCCCTGGCCCCGCTCTACGACCTGATGTGCGCGGCCGCGTGGGAGAACGTCACGAAGAACCTGTCGCAGACGATCGCCGGCAAGGACCGCGGCGACTACCTGATGGGCCGTCACTGGCAGCGGATGGCCGACCAGTGCGGCTTCAACCGCACGATGCTCCTGCGGCGGATCGAGACGGCCGCGGAACGGGTCCGGCGGGAATTGCCGGAGGCGGTCGGGGCGGTCAGGGCGATGCCGGGCGGGGACCATCCGCTGCTGGGCGAGTTCGCCGCGGCGATCGAGGCCTGTTGCCGAACCGTCGTCCTGAATCTCGCCCATGTCGAGGCGGACGCCCGGGACGAGGAGCCGGAGGAGCCGCCCCCCGCCCTGCCCTTCCAACGCGAGAAAACCTCCGGCCCGCCGGCGGGCGGAGAGAAAGGCTGA
- a CDS encoding phytanoyl-CoA dioxygenase family protein has protein sequence MTGRYDSATLDTLAENAKRDSYVVLKDHLPKDTLRAWAEAFNPLLKNHMEREGHLQNRGSGRFYVTLPFDTPFADPAIFEDDDILGIVERLVGREPVMCQLATDTPIRGSDFQEIHRDTPSLFPELSYETPMYQLAVNFPLCDVTPENGPIEIAKGTHMMPRDEALAKVDSGEIPLEQVCMKLGDVMIRDVRHLHRGTPNTTDTPRPMVVIGYSRRWLFRPEVSIKVPRAVHGRLSDRARHLLRFNQVVESLDQVEQGEKYQAFAF, from the coding sequence ATGACCGGCCGTTACGACTCCGCCACCCTGGACACCCTCGCCGAGAACGCCAAGCGGGACAGCTACGTCGTCCTGAAGGACCATCTGCCGAAGGACACCCTGCGGGCGTGGGCCGAGGCCTTCAACCCGCTGCTCAAGAACCACATGGAGCGGGAGGGGCACCTGCAGAACCGCGGCTCCGGCCGGTTCTACGTCACCCTGCCGTTCGACACCCCGTTCGCCGATCCCGCCATCTTCGAGGACGACGACATCCTCGGCATCGTCGAGCGGCTGGTCGGCCGCGAGCCGGTGATGTGCCAGCTCGCCACCGACACGCCGATCCGCGGGTCCGATTTCCAGGAGATCCACCGGGACACGCCTTCCCTGTTCCCGGAGCTGTCCTACGAGACGCCGATGTACCAGCTTGCGGTGAACTTCCCGCTGTGCGACGTCACCCCGGAGAACGGCCCGATCGAGATCGCCAAGGGCACCCACATGATGCCCCGCGACGAGGCCCTGGCGAAGGTGGACTCCGGCGAGATCCCGCTGGAGCAGGTCTGCATGAAGCTGGGCGACGTGATGATCCGCGACGTCCGCCACCTGCACCGCGGCACGCCCAACACCACCGACACCCCGCGCCCGATGGTGGTGATCGGCTACAGCCGCCGCTGGCTGTTCCGGCCGGAAGTGTCGATCAAGGTGCCGCGCGCCGTCCATGGGCGCCTGTCCGACCGCGCCCGCCACCTGCTGCGCTTCAACCAGGTGGTGGAGAGCCTGGACCAGGTCGAGCAGGGCGAGAAGTACCAGGCCTTCGCGTTCTGA
- a CDS encoding ABC transporter permease — protein MADTAIHSTAARPPGRRIGDLARTWGAPLALVALLLFNAAVTPNFLTWQTFFVNLTQVATIVIVATGMTLVIATGGIDLSVGSLMAIAGALAPLIFGGSLFGPLDPALGVTLAIAVPILVAGCFGLFNGFLVTSFGIQPIIATLVLFIAGRGIAQVMTNGNLQTFSNPSFQWIGLGRVFGMPVQAVLMLVIVLAVAWMLRATIFGRHVLATGGNEPAARLAGVPVNRVKLAVYAVSGLLSGLAGLIVIAINASSDANLIGLGMELDAIAAVAVGGTLLTGGRATVVGTLLGALIIQLVRYTLLANGVPDAAALVVKAAIILLAVWLQRQGGTAR, from the coding sequence ATGGCTGATACCGCGATCCACAGCACCGCCGCCCGGCCGCCCGGCCGCCGGATCGGCGACCTGGCCCGGACCTGGGGGGCGCCGCTGGCGCTGGTGGCGCTGCTGCTGTTCAACGCCGCGGTCACGCCCAACTTCCTGACCTGGCAGACCTTCTTCGTGAACCTGACCCAGGTCGCGACCATCGTGATCGTGGCGACCGGCATGACGCTGGTGATCGCGACCGGCGGGATCGACCTGTCCGTCGGCTCGCTGATGGCGATCGCCGGCGCGCTCGCCCCGCTGATCTTCGGCGGCAGCCTGTTCGGCCCGCTGGACCCGGCGCTGGGCGTGACCCTGGCGATCGCCGTGCCGATCCTGGTGGCCGGCTGCTTCGGGCTGTTCAACGGCTTCCTGGTCACGAGCTTCGGCATCCAGCCGATCATCGCGACCCTGGTGCTGTTCATCGCCGGGCGCGGCATCGCCCAGGTCATGACCAACGGCAACCTGCAGACCTTCTCCAACCCGTCCTTCCAGTGGATCGGGCTGGGCCGGGTGTTCGGCATGCCGGTCCAGGCGGTCCTGATGCTGGTGATCGTGCTGGCCGTCGCCTGGATGCTGCGCGCGACGATCTTCGGCCGCCACGTGCTGGCGACCGGCGGCAACGAGCCGGCGGCGCGGCTGGCCGGCGTTCCGGTCAACCGGGTCAAGCTGGCGGTCTACGCCGTCAGCGGCCTGCTCTCCGGCCTCGCCGGGCTGATCGTGATCGCGATCAACGCCTCGTCCGACGCCAACCTGATCGGGCTGGGCATGGAGCTGGACGCCATCGCGGCGGTGGCGGTCGGCGGAACCCTGCTGACCGGCGGCCGAGCCACGGTGGTCGGAACCCTGCTGGGCGCCCTGATCATACAGCTCGTCCGCTACACCCTGCTCGCCAACGGCGTGCCCGACGCCGCGGCCCTGGTGGTCAAGGCCGCCATCATCCTGCTGGCCGTCTGGCTCCAGCGACAGGGAGGGACCGCCCGATGA
- a CDS encoding ABC transporter substrate-binding protein, whose product MLKLDRRALTMGLMLMATAMAGTAAMAADGLPPMKQKDSYKVGFAQTESNNPWRIAQTESMQSEAKKQGWQLVYTDAAGSAAKQVADVDSMIAQGVDLIFLAPREEKPLIPAVMKAKRAGIPVILLDRRVDDSVAKAGRDYVTFIGSDFIDQGRRAGEWLVKSTGGNAKIIELQGTVGSSPANDRHKGFADAIAKAPGMQIVAAQSGDFARDKGRQVMETLLQAHPEATAVYAHNDEMAMGALAALEAAGRKPGQDITVVSIDGTRDALQAIVDGKIGAVVESNPRFGPNAFETAKRYAAGEKIDTWIKVPDNFYDKSNAAQSVSSAY is encoded by the coding sequence ATGCTCAAGCTAGACAGGCGCGCCCTGACCATGGGCCTGATGCTCATGGCGACGGCGATGGCCGGAACGGCGGCGATGGCGGCCGACGGCCTGCCCCCCATGAAGCAGAAGGACAGCTACAAGGTCGGCTTCGCCCAGACCGAGAGCAACAACCCCTGGCGCATCGCCCAGACCGAGAGCATGCAGTCCGAGGCCAAGAAGCAGGGCTGGCAGCTGGTCTATACCGACGCCGCCGGATCGGCCGCCAAGCAGGTCGCCGACGTGGACAGCATGATCGCCCAGGGCGTCGACCTGATCTTCCTGGCGCCTCGCGAGGAGAAGCCGCTGATCCCCGCCGTGATGAAGGCCAAGCGCGCCGGCATCCCGGTGATCCTGCTGGACCGCCGCGTCGATGACAGCGTCGCCAAGGCGGGCCGCGACTACGTCACCTTCATCGGCTCCGACTTCATCGACCAGGGCCGCCGGGCCGGCGAATGGCTGGTCAAGTCCACCGGCGGCAACGCCAAGATCATCGAACTCCAGGGCACCGTCGGCTCGTCCCCCGCCAACGACCGCCACAAGGGCTTCGCCGACGCGATCGCCAAGGCCCCCGGCATGCAGATCGTCGCGGCGCAGAGCGGCGACTTCGCCCGCGACAAGGGCCGCCAGGTGATGGAAACCCTGCTCCAGGCCCATCCGGAAGCCACGGCCGTCTATGCCCACAACGACGAGATGGCGATGGGCGCCCTCGCGGCGCTCGAAGCGGCGGGCCGCAAGCCGGGCCAGGACATCACCGTCGTCTCGATCGACGGCACCCGCGACGCCCTCCAGGCGATCGTGGACGGCAAGATCGGCGCCGTGGTGGAGAGCAACCCGCGCTTCGGCCCCAACGCCTTCGAGACCGCCAAGCGCTACGCCGCCGGCGAGAAGATCGACACCTGGATCAAGGTGCCGGACAATTTCTACGACAAGTCCAACGCCGCCCAGTCGGTGTCCTCGGCCTACTGA